In the Streptomyces cinnamoneus genome, AGAGCAGCCCGGCGCTGGGGCCGCCGACGTCGGCGAGGCTGAGGTCGACCTTCACGTCGCCGGGCGACCGGTGGAGGTAGCGCAGGGCGGCCTGGGAGGCGGCGTCCTGGGACTTCTCCATCTCGGCGACGTTGTGCCGCTCGATCTGCTCGTCGGACTGGCCGGCGGGGTAGACGGAACCGCGCGGCATCACGGCCCGGTCGGTGCGGAACCAGCTGTCGGCCACGTCGCCCAGGCTGACGTCCGTGCCGGGGCCGGTGGCCTCGATGGTGGTCATGCGCAGTTGCCCGGTGGTCCGGCGGGTCTCCGCCCCGGTGATGGTGATCACCGGCTTGTTCTTGTGCTCGCCGAGCACGTTCGCCGTGGTCGACCCCGGCTGGGCGATGACGAAGGGCAGCGGCACCGACGCGGCCACCGCGAGCAGGGCGACGACGGGCACGGCACAGAGGGCGAGCGTACGGGTGCGCTTGTTCTTCGCGGCCGCCGGCGCGGACGGGGTCTCAGCTGGCATGCTGCGAATCTAGTTGACGCGTGAGTCGGCCGCGGCACGTGGGCGGCCCGGTGGGGGCGGGCCACGAGCGGCCCGGGTGCCGGACGCGGGCGGCCAGGGCCGCCCGCGGCCGGTGCCGGCGCCGGCCGGAGGCCGGCACGCCGGGGCTACCGCAGCGCGTCCGCCACCTCCTTCGCCGCCTCCATGACCCGGGGCCCGACCCGCTGGGGGATCGTGTCGGCGAGCATGACCACGCCGACGCTCCCCTCGATCCCGCTCACGCCGAGCAGGGGCGCCGCCGCCCCGCTCGCCCCGGCCTCCAGTTCGCCGTGGGTGAGCGCGTACCCGGGGTCGTCGACCTCGCCCCGGCGGGCGGCGAGTATCGCCCGGCCGGCCGCGCCACGGTCCAGGGGGTGCCGGAACCCGGCGCGGTAGGCCACGTGGTAGTCGGTCCAGGTCGGCTCGACGACGGCGACCGCGAGCGCCTCGGCGCCGTCGACGAGGGTGAGATGGGCGGTGGCCCCTATGTCCTCGGCCAGCGATCTCAGGGCGGGCAGGGCCGCCTCCCGCACCAGCGGGTGCACCTGCCTGCCGAGCCTGAGCACGCCGAGGCCCACCCTGGCCCGGCCGCCGATGTCGCGGCGCACGAACGCGTGCTGTTCCAGGGTGGCCAGCAGACGGTAGACGACCGTGCGATTGACGCCGAGCTTGGTGGACAGCTCGGTGACGGTCAGACCGTGATCGGTGTCGGCGAGCAGTTTGAGGACGCGCAGTCCTCTGTCGAGCGTCTGCGAAGTCTCCGCGGTCACGACGCCCCTCCTCCGATGAGGGCGGCCCTCGTCACGGTGGGGTGCGCCGCCGGTCCCGTCCGGCAGCGCGCGAAGAGAGGCCGCCGGTGGTTTGACGCATGGTCCGGCTGCGCTCCGCGGCGGCGCTGCCACGGGGCGTGTGCGTGACCGGCACCGTAGCGCCGCCGGTCCGCTCAGCGGAAGAGTCTGCCCACAATCCGGGCATGGCGCGGGGAAAACACGGGACTTGGGCGCAGAGGTGGGACGACGCGCCGCGGAGATGCGGCAGGCCGGCCGGGGTCGCCGGCGGCCTGCCGCCCGTGCGGAGGCGCCCCTGCCCCGCGCTCGGCGGCCGTCGCGGACGGGTGATCACGCCCGTGTCCGCGCTGCCGCGCTGCCGGCTGCCGCAGAGGGCTGATCACGCCCGTATCCGCCCTCCGCACGGCGGCGGGGCCCGGACGTGTCGTCCGGGCCCCGCCGCGTCGCTCAGGTCACTTCATGCGGGTGGCCCACTCGCGCACCTTGTTGATGCGTTCGGTGAGCTGCCCCGCCGTGGCCTCCGCCGACGGCGGACCGCCGCAGACCCGGCGCAGCTCCGTGTGGATCACACCGTGCGGCTTGCCGCTCTGGTGGACGTACGCGCCGACGAGGGTGTTGAGCTGCTTGCGCAGCTCCAGCAGCTCCTTGTGCGTGACCACCGGCCGCCGCTCGGCCGGGATCTCCAGGAGGTCGGCCTGCTCGTCCGGCTTGCGGCGGCTGTGCGCGATCTGCCGGGCCTGCCGCTTCTGGAGCAGCAGCTGCACCTGCTCGGGCTCCAGCAGGCCGGGGATGCCGAGGTAGTCCTGCTCCTCCTCGCTGCCCGGATGGGCCTGCATGCCGAACTCGGCGCCGTCGTAGAGGACCCGGTCGAAAACGGCGTCGGACTCCAGGGCCTCGAAGGGCAGCATGTCCTGCTCGCCGGTGTCCTCGTCCTGCTGCTTGTTCGCCTCGTCCATCTCCTTCTCGGACTCGGCGTACGGATCCTCCTCGCCCTCCTTCTTGGGCTTGTCGAGGACGTGGTCCCGCTCGACCTCCATCTCGTTGGCGAAGGTCAGCAGCGTCGGGATCGTCGGCACGAAGACGGAGGCGGTCTCACCGCGCCGCCGGGAGCGCACGAAGCGGCCGACGGCCTGGGCGAAGAACAGCGGCGTGGAGATCGTCGTCGCGTACACGCCGACCGCGAGGCGCGGCACGTCCACGCCCTCGGACACCATACGGACGGCGACCATCCACCGGGAGCCGTCCTGCGAGAAGTCGTCGATGCGCTGGGAGGCGCCGCTGTCGTCGGACAGGACGAGCGTGGCGCCCTCACCGGTGATCTCCCGGATGAGCTTGGCGTAGGCGCGGGCCGACTCCTGGTCGGAGGCGATGACGAGCGCGCCGGCGTCGGGGATCGACTTGCGCACCTCGGTCAGCCGCTGGTCGGCGGCGCGCAGCACGTTCGGCATCCAGTCGCCGCGCGGGTCGAGGGCGGTGCGCCACGCCTGCGAGATCGCGTCCTTGGTCATCGGCTCGCCGAGCCGGGCCTCCAGCTCGTCGCCCGCCTTGGTGCGCCAGCGCATGTTGCCGCTGTACGAGAGGAAGATGACCGGCCGCACGACGCCGTCGCCCAGCGCGTTGCCGTAGCCGTAGGTGTAGTCGGCGGCGGAGCGGCGGATGCCGTCGTTGCCCTCTTCGTAGGTGACGAAGGGGATGGGGTTGGTGTCGGAACGGAAGGGGGTGCCGGTGAGGGCGAGCCGCCGGGTGGCCGGCTCGAACGCCTCCAGGCACGCCTCGCCCCAGGACTTGGAGTCGCCGGCGTGGTGGATCTCGTCGAGGATGACGAGCGTCTTGCGCTGCTCGCAGCGGTTGCGGTGCAGCATGGGCCGCACGCCCACACCGGCGTAGGTCACGGCGACGCCGTGGTACTCGCGGCCCAGCGGGCCCGCGCTGTACTCCGGGTCGAGCTTGATGCCTATGCGGGCGGCGGCCTCCGCCCACTGCTTCTTCAGGTGCTCGGTGGGCGCGACCACGGTCACCTGCTGGACGACGTGGTGGTGCAGCAGCCAGGACGCGAGGGTGAGGGCGAAGGTGGTCTTTCCGGCGCCCGGGGTGGCCACGGCGAGGAAGTCGCGCGGCTGCGTCTGGATGTACTTCCCCATCGCGCCCTCCTGCCAGGCGCGCAGCTTGTTCGCGGTACCCCAAGGGGCCCGGCCGGGGAAAGCGGGCGAGAGATGGTGGTTCGCGGTGGTGGTAGTCACGGTCTCCGTCGGCTGGTCGGCGAATCGGCAACCGCGTCAGCCTACCGGTGCTCCGTGCGCCCTTCGGGTGGCGCGGACGGGGCTCACCCGAGGGTGGGACCGAGGTCACACGGCGACGCCGGCCGGTCGCGGCGCCTACCCGCCGGCCGCCCCTTGGTCCCTCGGCCTCAGCCGGGTGGCCGCCCACGCGCCGGCCAGCCCGGACGCCGCCGCGAGGGCGAAGACGGCGACGAAGGCGAGGGGCGGGGCCGCCGCGGTGCCGTCTTCCGCGGCGGCGACGGAGGCGCCGCCGGACGAGACGAAGAGCACACCCGCCAGGCCGACGAGCGTGATGCTGCCGAGCGCGTCGGAGACCTGGAGGGAGGCGGAGTTGGCGCCCTCCTCACCGGGCCGGGAGAGGCGGAGCGTCAGGACCGAACAGCTGGAGATCGTCAGACCCATGCCGTAGCCGACGAGGAGCCACGAGAGGGCCACCAGACCCACGGGCACCGCGTCGATCAGCACCAGCGGCACCGCCGCCACCGCCAGGGCCTGCACGGCCATGCCGAGGGCCGACAGCCGCTCCCGGTGGCGCTCCAGGCGCGGGCGGCTCTGGGTGTACGAGCCGAGCGCCCAGGTCAGCCCGCCCCCGGTGAGGGACAGCCCGGCGAGCGTGGCCGACATCCCGCGCTCGGTCACCAGCATCAGCGGGACGAAGGTCTCGGCGGCCAGGAAGGAGCCCTGGGCCAGGCCGCGCAGCAGCAGCACCGACGGCAGACCACGCCCGGCCCGGAAGGTGCCGGCCGGCAGCAGGCGCAGTACGCACGGCACGAGCAGGGCGAGGCCGGCGACCGCGGGCAGGAGGGACAGCGGCCGCAGCTCCTGCCCGGCGTACTGCAGGAGGCCGGCGCCCGCGGCGACGCCGAGCGCGAGGAGGACGCGGCGCCCGTCCACCGACCCGGTGCGCTCGGAGGGCGGCAGCTTGCGCAGGGCCGGCAGCATCACGGCGAGGGGCAGGGCGATCAGCACGGGGATGGCGAGGAAGACCCACCGCCAGCCGACGTTCTCCGTCACCGTGCCCGCCACCACCGGCCCGACGATGACCGGCACCACCCACGCCGCCGAGAACGACGCGATCACCGCCGGCCGCAACCGCTCCGGGTAGGCCCGCCCCACGACCACGTAGAGGGCGACGATCACCAGCCCCGAGCCCAGGCCCTGGACGCCCCGGGCGGCCACGAACATCCACATCCGCTGCGCCGAACCGGCGCCCACCAGCCCGGCGCCGAAGGCGGCTATGCCGGTGAAGAGGGGCGTCAGCGGGCCGGTGCGGTCGCACCACTCCCCCGACAGCGTCATGGCGAAGAGGCTGGCGGTGAAGAAGGCGGAGAAGGAGAACGCGTACAGCCCGACGCCGTCGAGCGCGCGGGCCGCGACGGGCATCGCGGTGTTGACGGCGCTGGCTTCGAACGCGATGAGGGAGACGACGGTGATGATCCCGAGGGTCAGGGCGCGGTGGCGGCGCCCGAGGACGCCGTCGCCGGTCCCCCGGTCGGCGGCGTCTGCGTCGGTGGCGGTCATGGCGAGAAGCGTAGGAAGCGGAGGGCTCGCGCCGCGCCTGTCCGGCGACCGGACTTCCGTCGTCCGTAAGCCCTACGCCGAAGGGCCGGGAGGCTCTGCGCCGGCGGATCCGGGAGGCGCCACGCCGAAGGGCCCGGCGGGGGTCCGCCTACGACCTGCGTCCCTCCAGGCCCGCCCCCGGCCACGACCTGCCCTCGTGCACGACCCCACGACCCCACCCCCGGCTACGCCCCGGTCGGGGCCCGGCGGTCGTTGCCGGGCCCCGTCCCCTCCTCGGGTTCCGGCGCGGGGAACCGGCCGGACGTCAGGTGGTGAGCAGCACGCCCCCGTACGAGACCCCCGCCACGACCACCCACGAGCACAGCCCCAGCGCGGCGACCCGCCCGCCGGTGCGGACCAGTGAGGGCAGGTGGACGGCGCTGCCGAGGCCGAAGAGGGCGGCGGCGAGCAGCAGTTCCTGGGCGTGCTGGGCGGCCTCCAGGCAGCTGCCGGGCACCCAGCCGGTCGTCCGCAGCGCGACCGCCGCGAGGAAGCCGACGACGAAGAGCGGTACGAGGGGCGGCCGCTTGCCGGAGGTCCCGGACGCCCCGGCGGCCTGCCCTCCGCTCCGGCGGCGG is a window encoding:
- a CDS encoding YlbL family protein — its product is MPAETPSAPAAAKNKRTRTLALCAVPVVALLAVAASVPLPFVIAQPGSTTANVLGEHKNKPVITITGAETRRTTGQLRMTTIEATGPGTDVSLGDVADSWFRTDRAVMPRGSVYPAGQSDEQIERHNVAEMEKSQDAASQAALRYLHRSPGDVKVDLSLADVGGPSAGLLFALGIIDKLDGDGRGGDLTGGRSIAGTGTIEPDGTVGAVGGVSLKTQAAGRDGATVFLVPKGECSDAQAELPKGMRLIPVTDLKDAVSSLRNLAAGQRVPTCGS
- a CDS encoding IclR family transcriptional regulator, whose translation is MTAETSQTLDRGLRVLKLLADTDHGLTVTELSTKLGVNRTVVYRLLATLEQHAFVRRDIGGRARVGLGVLRLGRQVHPLVREAALPALRSLAEDIGATAHLTLVDGAEALAVAVVEPTWTDYHVAYRAGFRHPLDRGAAGRAILAARRGEVDDPGYALTHGELEAGASGAAAPLLGVSGIEGSVGVVMLADTIPQRVGPRVMEAAKEVADALR
- a CDS encoding DEAD/DEAH box helicase; this encodes MTTTTANHHLSPAFPGRAPWGTANKLRAWQEGAMGKYIQTQPRDFLAVATPGAGKTTFALTLASWLLHHHVVQQVTVVAPTEHLKKQWAEAAARIGIKLDPEYSAGPLGREYHGVAVTYAGVGVRPMLHRNRCEQRKTLVILDEIHHAGDSKSWGEACLEAFEPATRRLALTGTPFRSDTNPIPFVTYEEGNDGIRRSAADYTYGYGNALGDGVVRPVIFLSYSGNMRWRTKAGDELEARLGEPMTKDAISQAWRTALDPRGDWMPNVLRAADQRLTEVRKSIPDAGALVIASDQESARAYAKLIREITGEGATLVLSDDSGASQRIDDFSQDGSRWMVAVRMVSEGVDVPRLAVGVYATTISTPLFFAQAVGRFVRSRRRGETASVFVPTIPTLLTFANEMEVERDHVLDKPKKEGEEDPYAESEKEMDEANKQQDEDTGEQDMLPFEALESDAVFDRVLYDGAEFGMQAHPGSEEEQDYLGIPGLLEPEQVQLLLQKRQARQIAHSRRKPDEQADLLEIPAERRPVVTHKELLELRKQLNTLVGAYVHQSGKPHGVIHTELRRVCGGPPSAEATAGQLTERINKVREWATRMK
- a CDS encoding MFS transporter; this encodes MTATDADAADRGTGDGVLGRRHRALTLGIITVVSLIAFEASAVNTAMPVAARALDGVGLYAFSFSAFFTASLFAMTLSGEWCDRTGPLTPLFTGIAAFGAGLVGAGSAQRMWMFVAARGVQGLGSGLVIVALYVVVGRAYPERLRPAVIASFSAAWVVPVIVGPVVAGTVTENVGWRWVFLAIPVLIALPLAVMLPALRKLPPSERTGSVDGRRVLLALGVAAGAGLLQYAGQELRPLSLLPAVAGLALLVPCVLRLLPAGTFRAGRGLPSVLLLRGLAQGSFLAAETFVPLMLVTERGMSATLAGLSLTGGGLTWALGSYTQSRPRLERHRERLSALGMAVQALAVAAVPLVLIDAVPVGLVALSWLLVGYGMGLTISSCSVLTLRLSRPGEEGANSASLQVSDALGSITLVGLAGVLFVSSGGASVAAAEDGTAAAPPLAFVAVFALAAASGLAGAWAATRLRPRDQGAAGG